In Electrophorus electricus isolate fEleEle1 chromosome 18, fEleEle1.pri, whole genome shotgun sequence, one genomic interval encodes:
- the LOC113578795 gene encoding L-rhamnose-binding lectin CSL3-like, with protein sequence MLILKLSLLTLLTVGPGLLVYAETQVTCQGDNAVLICGDGVLNIQSVNYGRSDSTTCSDGRPSSEITNTKCCAAYTLAIVTSMCEGKSSCVVPATNSVFSDPCFGTYKYLTINYSCVELKASVTCEGDDAVLTCGDDFITVYCANYGRTDFTTCSAGAPKNQIAKTDCYANNTLSEVKNRCEGKKKCVVPATNSVFSDPCYSTYKYLSIGYSCRDH encoded by the exons ATGCTGATCCTGAAGCTCTCTCTACTCACGT TGCTGACTGTAGGTCCCGGCTTGCTTGTTTATGCAG AGACCCAGGTGACATGTCAAGGCGACAATGCTGTGCTGATATGTG GAGATGGTGTTTTAAATATCCAAAGCGTTAACTATGGCCGAAGTGATTCCACAACTTGTTCTGATGGACGGCCCAGCAGTGAAATCACCAACACCAAGTGCTGTGCAGCCTACACACTGGCTATAGTTACATCCAT GTGTGAAGGCAAGAGCAGCTGTGTAGTACCTGCCACAAACTCTGTCTTCTCTGACCCCTGTTTCGGCACCTACAAGTACCTTACTATTAATTATTCCTGCGTGGAACTCA AGGCCAGTGTGACGTGTGAAGGCGATGATGCCGTGCTCACCTGTG GAGATGATTTTATAACAGTCTACTGTGCTAACTACGGCCGAACTGATTTCACCACGTGTTCCGCTGGAGCACCCAAAAACCAGATCGCTAAAACAGACTGCTATGCAAACAACACGTTATCTGAGGTTAAAAACAG ATGTGAAGGCAAGAAAAAATGTGTGGTACCTGCCACAAACTCTGTCTTCTCCGACCCCTGTTACAGCACCTACAAGTACCTGAGCATTGGCTATTCCTGCAGGGATCACT aa
- the naa35 gene encoding N-alpha-acetyltransferase 35, NatC auxiliary subunit isoform X2, with protein sequence MVMKSSVEEDEGGWGLGIPEKMRNNADWVDITQDFKGACKELKLGELLHDKLFGLFEAMSAIEMMDPKMDAGMIGNQVNRKVLNFEQAVKDEAIRVKDLSLPELIGIVDTCFCCLITWLEGHSLAQTVFTCLYVHNPELILDPALKAFALGILKVCDIAREKVNKAAVFEEEDFQAMTYGFKMANNVTDLRVTGMLKDVEDELQRKVKSTRSRQGEQRDPEVELDHQQCLALFSRIKFTRLLLTALISFTKKETSAVSEAQKLMSQAADLLPAIHSTIQYGIQSQNDTTKGDHPIMMGFEPLVNQRLLPPTFPRYAKIIKREEMVSYFSKLIERIKTVCEVINTTNLHSILDFFCEFSEQSPCVLSRSLLQTTFLIDNKKVFGTHLMQDMIKDALRYFVSPPVLSPKCSLYNNHQAKDYIDSFVTHCSRPFCSLIQIHGHNRARQRDKLGHILEEFATLQDEAEKVDAALHGLLMKLEPQRQHLACLGTWVLYHNLRIMIHYLLSGFELELYSMHEYYYIYWYLSEFLYAWLMSTLSRADSSQMAEERIVEEQQQKGRSSKKSKKKKKARPLGKEITMSQAYQNMCAGMYKTMIALDMDGKVRKPQFELDSEQVRYEHRFAPFNSVVTPPPVHYIQFKEMSDLKKYNPPPRSADLYTAASKHFQQAKLILENVSSPDAEVNRILKVAKPNIVVMKLLAGGHKKETKALPEFDFSAHKYFPIVKII encoded by the exons AACTGAAACTTGGAGAACTGCTCCATGACAAGCT GTTCGGTCTGTTCGAGGCGATGTCGGCCATCGAGATGATGGACCCAAAAATGGACGCGGGGATGATCGGGAACCAAGTGAACCGGAAAGTTCTCAACTTCGAGCAGGCCGTCAAG GATGAGGCCATCAGAGTGAAGGACCTGTCCCTGCCTGAGCTGATCGGAATTGTGGACACCTGCTTTTGCTGCTTG atCACATGGCTGGAGGGTCACTCTCTGGCGCAGACAGTCTTCACCTGTCTGTATGTGCATAACCCTGAGCTGATCCTGGACCCTGCCCTCAAAGCCTTTGCCCTCGGCATCCTCAAAGTGTGCGACATCGCCCGCGAGAAGGTCAACAAGGCCGCCGTGTTCGAGGAG GAGGATTTCCAGGCGATGACCTACGGGTTCAAAATGGCCAACAACGTGACGGACCTGAGAGTCACAG GGATGCTGAAGGATGTCGAGGATGAGCTGCAGAGGAAAGTGAAG AGCACCCGCAGTCGGCAGGGAGAGCAGCGAGACCCTGAGGTGGAGCTGGAT caTCAGCAGTGCCTGGCTTTGTTCAGCAGGATTAAATTCACCCGCCTCCTGTTGACTGCTCTCATTTCCTTTACTAAAAAAGAG ACGAGTGCTGTGAGTGAAGCCCAGAAGCTGATGAGTCAGGCAGCAGACCTCCTGCCCGCAATACACTCCACCATCCAATATGGCATCCAGTCACAGAACGACACCACTAAAGGAG ACCATCCCATCATGATGGGCTTTGAGCCGCTGGTGAACCAGCGCCTGCTGCCACCCACGTTCCCACGCTACGCCAAGATTATCAAGCGTGAGGAGATGGTCAGCTACTTCAGCAAGCTGATCGAGCGGATAAAGACCGTGTGTGAGGTCATCAACACCACCAACCTGCACAGCATCTTG gatTTCTTTTGTGAATTTAGCGAGCAGTCCCCTTGTGTACTGTCAAGGTCTTTATTACAG ACTACATTTCTGATTGACAATAAAAAAGTGTTCGGGACTCACCTGATGCAGGACATGATCAAAGATGCTCTTCGCTATTTTGTCAGCCCGCCTGTTCTGTCCCCaaa GTGCAGTCTGTATAATAACCACCAGGCCAAAGACTACATCGACTCCTTTGTCACTCACTGCTCTCGG CCGTTCTGCAGTCTGATCCAGATTCATGGCCACAACAGAGCTCGCCAGAGGGACAAGCTGGGTCACATACTCGAGGAGTTTGCCACCCTGCAGGATGAG GCTGAGAAGGTGGACGCAGCTCTGCACGGTCTGCTGATGAAGCTGGAGCCTCAGAGGCAGCACTTGGCCTGTCTGGGCACCTGGGTTCTCTACCACAACCTGCGCATCATGATCCACTATCTGCTCAGCGGCTTTGAGCTCGAGCTCTACAGCATGCACGAGTATTACTACATCTACTG GTACCTCTCTGAGTTCCTGTACGCGTGGCTGATGTCAACACTGAGCAGGGCAGACAGCTCCCAGATGGCGGAGGAGCGCATcgtggaggagcagcagcagaaaggACGCAGCAGCAAGaagagcaagaagaagaagaaag CTCGTCCTCTGGGCAAAGAGATCACCATGAGCCAGGCCTACCAGAACATGTGCGCTGGCATGTACAAG ACCATGATAGCGCTGGACATGGACGGTAAGGTCCGAAAGCCTCAGTTCGAGCTGGACAGCGAGCAGGTGCGCTACGAGCATCGCTTCGCCCCCTTCAACAGCGTGGTCACGCCCCCCCCGGTGCACTACATCCAGTTCAAG GAAATGTCGGACTTGAAGAAATACAACCCCCCGCCGCGCTCAGCTGACCTGTACACAGCCGCCAGCAAGCACTTCCAGCAGGCCAAACTCATACTGGAAAACGTCAGCAGCCCTGATGCCGAG GTGAACCGTATCCTCAAAGTGGCCAAACCGAACATTGTCGTGATGAAGCTGCTAGCAGGAGGACACAAGAAGGAGACTAAG gCCCTTCCTGAGTTCGATTTCTCTGCGCACAAGTACTTCCCCATAGTCAAAATCATCTGA
- the naa35 gene encoding N-alpha-acetyltransferase 35, NatC auxiliary subunit isoform X1, with translation MLQLEYDDIFPAPGRSVAVSMVMKSSVEEDEGGWGLGIPEKMRNNADWVDITQDFKGACKELKLGELLHDKLFGLFEAMSAIEMMDPKMDAGMIGNQVNRKVLNFEQAVKDEAIRVKDLSLPELIGIVDTCFCCLITWLEGHSLAQTVFTCLYVHNPELILDPALKAFALGILKVCDIAREKVNKAAVFEEEDFQAMTYGFKMANNVTDLRVTGMLKDVEDELQRKVKSTRSRQGEQRDPEVELDHQQCLALFSRIKFTRLLLTALISFTKKETSAVSEAQKLMSQAADLLPAIHSTIQYGIQSQNDTTKGDHPIMMGFEPLVNQRLLPPTFPRYAKIIKREEMVSYFSKLIERIKTVCEVINTTNLHSILDFFCEFSEQSPCVLSRSLLQTTFLIDNKKVFGTHLMQDMIKDALRYFVSPPVLSPKCSLYNNHQAKDYIDSFVTHCSRPFCSLIQIHGHNRARQRDKLGHILEEFATLQDEAEKVDAALHGLLMKLEPQRQHLACLGTWVLYHNLRIMIHYLLSGFELELYSMHEYYYIYWYLSEFLYAWLMSTLSRADSSQMAEERIVEEQQQKGRSSKKSKKKKKARPLGKEITMSQAYQNMCAGMYKTMIALDMDGKVRKPQFELDSEQVRYEHRFAPFNSVVTPPPVHYIQFKEMSDLKKYNPPPRSADLYTAASKHFQQAKLILENVSSPDAEVNRILKVAKPNIVVMKLLAGGHKKETKALPEFDFSAHKYFPIVKII, from the exons AACTGAAACTTGGAGAACTGCTCCATGACAAGCT GTTCGGTCTGTTCGAGGCGATGTCGGCCATCGAGATGATGGACCCAAAAATGGACGCGGGGATGATCGGGAACCAAGTGAACCGGAAAGTTCTCAACTTCGAGCAGGCCGTCAAG GATGAGGCCATCAGAGTGAAGGACCTGTCCCTGCCTGAGCTGATCGGAATTGTGGACACCTGCTTTTGCTGCTTG atCACATGGCTGGAGGGTCACTCTCTGGCGCAGACAGTCTTCACCTGTCTGTATGTGCATAACCCTGAGCTGATCCTGGACCCTGCCCTCAAAGCCTTTGCCCTCGGCATCCTCAAAGTGTGCGACATCGCCCGCGAGAAGGTCAACAAGGCCGCCGTGTTCGAGGAG GAGGATTTCCAGGCGATGACCTACGGGTTCAAAATGGCCAACAACGTGACGGACCTGAGAGTCACAG GGATGCTGAAGGATGTCGAGGATGAGCTGCAGAGGAAAGTGAAG AGCACCCGCAGTCGGCAGGGAGAGCAGCGAGACCCTGAGGTGGAGCTGGAT caTCAGCAGTGCCTGGCTTTGTTCAGCAGGATTAAATTCACCCGCCTCCTGTTGACTGCTCTCATTTCCTTTACTAAAAAAGAG ACGAGTGCTGTGAGTGAAGCCCAGAAGCTGATGAGTCAGGCAGCAGACCTCCTGCCCGCAATACACTCCACCATCCAATATGGCATCCAGTCACAGAACGACACCACTAAAGGAG ACCATCCCATCATGATGGGCTTTGAGCCGCTGGTGAACCAGCGCCTGCTGCCACCCACGTTCCCACGCTACGCCAAGATTATCAAGCGTGAGGAGATGGTCAGCTACTTCAGCAAGCTGATCGAGCGGATAAAGACCGTGTGTGAGGTCATCAACACCACCAACCTGCACAGCATCTTG gatTTCTTTTGTGAATTTAGCGAGCAGTCCCCTTGTGTACTGTCAAGGTCTTTATTACAG ACTACATTTCTGATTGACAATAAAAAAGTGTTCGGGACTCACCTGATGCAGGACATGATCAAAGATGCTCTTCGCTATTTTGTCAGCCCGCCTGTTCTGTCCCCaaa GTGCAGTCTGTATAATAACCACCAGGCCAAAGACTACATCGACTCCTTTGTCACTCACTGCTCTCGG CCGTTCTGCAGTCTGATCCAGATTCATGGCCACAACAGAGCTCGCCAGAGGGACAAGCTGGGTCACATACTCGAGGAGTTTGCCACCCTGCAGGATGAG GCTGAGAAGGTGGACGCAGCTCTGCACGGTCTGCTGATGAAGCTGGAGCCTCAGAGGCAGCACTTGGCCTGTCTGGGCACCTGGGTTCTCTACCACAACCTGCGCATCATGATCCACTATCTGCTCAGCGGCTTTGAGCTCGAGCTCTACAGCATGCACGAGTATTACTACATCTACTG GTACCTCTCTGAGTTCCTGTACGCGTGGCTGATGTCAACACTGAGCAGGGCAGACAGCTCCCAGATGGCGGAGGAGCGCATcgtggaggagcagcagcagaaaggACGCAGCAGCAAGaagagcaagaagaagaagaaag CTCGTCCTCTGGGCAAAGAGATCACCATGAGCCAGGCCTACCAGAACATGTGCGCTGGCATGTACAAG ACCATGATAGCGCTGGACATGGACGGTAAGGTCCGAAAGCCTCAGTTCGAGCTGGACAGCGAGCAGGTGCGCTACGAGCATCGCTTCGCCCCCTTCAACAGCGTGGTCACGCCCCCCCCGGTGCACTACATCCAGTTCAAG GAAATGTCGGACTTGAAGAAATACAACCCCCCGCCGCGCTCAGCTGACCTGTACACAGCCGCCAGCAAGCACTTCCAGCAGGCCAAACTCATACTGGAAAACGTCAGCAGCCCTGATGCCGAG GTGAACCGTATCCTCAAAGTGGCCAAACCGAACATTGTCGTGATGAAGCTGCTAGCAGGAGGACACAAGAAGGAGACTAAG gCCCTTCCTGAGTTCGATTTCTCTGCGCACAAGTACTTCCCCATAGTCAAAATCATCTGA